From the Brienomyrus brachyistius isolate T26 unplaced genomic scaffold, BBRACH_0.4 scaffold39, whole genome shotgun sequence genome, one window contains:
- the LOC125722510 gene encoding uncharacterized protein LOC125722510 — protein MEGTEAGISMMDMLNGGEENVCEVGVNVEEVKGGGGKSTGNAVEYVVSQVGRTWLEPIQEEDLEEDEERDEELQEAEDTDAATVDSWQCMAAYVARIWLQTLQEDGPEENEEADVVFQQAEDADATTLVRFQCMVASEDRSQLLTIPEEGPEEEDETEVMKTDKTKEDADAAEKIYSEEEVSFHVNAEDLSEDVTEKSHKKKKKKMKWCFFCCPLPFRRSSKRQ, from the coding sequence atggaggggacagaggctggtattagtatgatggatatgctaaatggaggtgaggagaatgtatgtgaggtgggagtgaatgtggaggaggttaagggaggaggagggaaaagtacagggaatgctgtggaatatgtggtgtcacaagtaggcagaacttggctagaacccatccaggaggaagaccttgaggaagatgaagaaagagatgaggagcttcaggaagcagaagacactgatgctgccacagtggacagttggcagtgcatggcggcatatgtagccagaatatggctgcagactttacaggaagatggacctgaggaaaatgaagaagctgatgtggtattccagcaggcagaagatgctgatgctaccacactggtcaggtttcagtgtatggtggcatctgaagacagatcacagctactgactataccagaagaaggacctgaggaagaggacgagactgaagtgatgaagacagataaaacaaaagaagatgctgatgctgccgagaagatctacagtgaagaagaagtatcattccatgtgaatgccgaagatctttctgaagatgttactgagaagagccacaagaagaagaagaagaagatgaagtggtgcttcttctgctgtcccctgcccttcagaagaagtagcaagaggcagtaa